From Brassica oleracea var. oleracea cultivar TO1000 chromosome C3, BOL, whole genome shotgun sequence, a single genomic window includes:
- the LOC106329912 gene encoding microtubule-associated protein RP/EB family member 1B-like — translation MLDMTFPGVVPMHKVNFAAKNEYEMIQNYKVMQEVFTKLKITKPLEVNRLVKGRPLDNLEFLQWLKRFCDSINGGIMNENYNPVERRSRGGKEKSIKGSSKVSKSLQTNNTHHTPTVTASSKPTGPKQARSHAIGGGSNSSAEVQALSKELEDLKVV, via the exons ATGTTGGACATGACCTTTCCTGGAGTTGTGCCTATGCACAAG GTTAATTTTGCGGCGAAGAATGAGTACGAGATGATACAAAACTACAAAGTCATGCAAGAGGTCTTCACCAAACTCAAAATCACCAAG CCGTTGGAAGTCAACAGGCTTGTCAAAGGTCGACCACTAGACAACTTGGAGTTTCTGCAATGGCTTAAACGTTTCTGCGATTCCATTAATGGTGGCATTATGAACGA GAACTACAATCCAGTAGAACGAAGATCAAGAGGTGGCAAAGAGAAAAGCATCAAGGGATCTAGTAAGGTCTCAAAGTCATTGCAAACAAACAATACACATCATACTCCTACAGTCACTGCTTCCAGCAAACCAACTG GTCCAAAGCAAGCAAGATCACATGCAATTGGAGGTGGGAGCAACTCGTCGGCCGAAGTGCAAGCTCTATCAAAGGAG CTTGAAGATCTCAAGGTCGTTTAG